One Candidatus Neomarinimicrobiota bacterium DNA segment encodes these proteins:
- a CDS encoding TonB-dependent receptor — protein sequence MRAILKILIVVMFTSLPVTAATISGYVVDAETGETIIGMNVMVKDTELGSATDTRGFFSVSRVSAGEVTLLFSHVAYEQKSRTVEVGRDDIFLGNVEMQPTAIEGEAIEVSGRRGQLIAPETDIASFQVEPIVLKEVPQLNKDVFQVIKYSPSVTISDAISPLYYVRGGSSGENLVQLDGMTIYNPQHALSMQAIFNPYAIKNIEMLMGGFGAEYGGRNSSILNIATREGHQEEVHGEFRPSTSGITGAIEFPVKSGGTAMVSGRLLSSLTNKILLGIPNVMADFNAAYQVTKGRTKLRLSAFYARDYMDYDFARFNLYFDEEIFRDLSVGYKTNTSNLATGLQSRVLLNPDLVWESHLYYSGFDVDNINFFTFNFEDTTENADVILDYRTHVQNSVSDYTVKSEITAYTPWRQTLKLGYEGTFYQFMNQVGETGAAAAGDKLSPQLHALYFQDKLEIGRFIGKAGVRMSRFWDHPEWRAEPRLSAVFKLPRASLKLAWGRYYQYITAMNSQDYELSQFLDYYYPLGEKTPLTSIHHIAGLEGTISEHLDYTVTAYYKWMPTLYRFDYSSTARSIYAYQAVLERGEGEAYGIEFLFKGSWGKLSGWAGYSWSKATRRYPSIMNGRTYLYDGDQPHNIKAVALYNFTEDITGSVTFQLTSGFPKTWETGQVNHFNYNPRENSYGAYPINITPAKNNVRYPPRLVLDIGWKKRLRSGFGKHLAEYLGSDNAYFTLTVQNLLFLWRNPWMYFYIPDYGYFGYDFLPVPIVAAGYVIKF from the coding sequence ATGAGAGCAATACTAAAAATATTAATTGTAGTAATGTTCACATCTCTACCGGTGACCGCCGCGACAATTTCCGGCTACGTGGTCGATGCCGAAACCGGCGAAACCATCATCGGGATGAATGTGATGGTGAAGGATACGGAGCTGGGCTCCGCCACGGATACCAGGGGATTCTTTTCCGTCTCGCGGGTTTCAGCCGGTGAAGTCACGCTTCTGTTTTCCCACGTCGCCTATGAACAAAAAAGCAGAACGGTGGAGGTGGGCCGGGACGACATCTTCCTGGGGAACGTGGAAATGCAACCGACGGCCATCGAGGGGGAAGCCATCGAAGTGTCCGGGCGGCGGGGACAACTTATCGCTCCGGAGACCGACATCGCCAGCTTCCAGGTGGAGCCGATCGTCCTCAAGGAGGTGCCCCAGCTGAACAAGGACGTGTTCCAGGTCATCAAGTACTCGCCAAGTGTCACGATTTCCGATGCGATTTCGCCGCTCTACTACGTCCGCGGGGGGAGTTCCGGCGAGAATCTGGTGCAGCTGGACGGCATGACCATCTACAATCCGCAGCACGCGCTGAGTATGCAGGCGATTTTCAATCCCTACGCCATCAAGAATATCGAGATGCTCATGGGCGGATTCGGCGCCGAGTACGGCGGACGGAATTCCTCCATCCTGAATATCGCCACCAGAGAAGGGCACCAGGAGGAAGTTCACGGCGAATTTCGTCCCTCGACCTCCGGCATCACCGGGGCGATTGAATTTCCCGTGAAATCCGGTGGTACTGCCATGGTCTCCGGCCGGTTGTTGAGTTCGCTGACCAACAAAATCCTCCTGGGGATTCCAAATGTGATGGCGGATTTCAACGCGGCGTACCAGGTGACGAAGGGCCGCACCAAGCTCCGGCTTTCGGCATTCTATGCCAGAGATTACATGGACTACGACTTTGCGCGGTTTAACCTATATTTCGACGAGGAGATTTTTCGGGATCTGAGCGTCGGCTATAAGACCAACACCTCCAACCTGGCCACCGGATTGCAATCCCGCGTGCTGTTGAACCCGGATTTGGTGTGGGAGTCCCACCTGTATTATTCTGGTTTCGACGTCGACAATATCAATTTTTTCACATTTAACTTCGAGGACACCACCGAAAATGCTGATGTAATTCTGGACTACCGGACGCACGTGCAAAACAGTGTGTCGGATTACACAGTGAAGTCCGAAATCACGGCTTACACGCCGTGGCGGCAGACGCTGAAACTTGGCTACGAGGGGACGTTTTACCAATTCATGAATCAGGTTGGCGAAACCGGCGCGGCGGCTGCAGGCGACAAACTGTCGCCGCAGCTCCACGCCCTGTATTTCCAGGATAAGCTGGAAATCGGACGCTTCATCGGGAAGGCAGGCGTCCGGATGAGCCGGTTTTGGGATCACCCGGAGTGGCGGGCCGAGCCGCGATTGTCCGCGGTGTTCAAACTTCCGAGGGCGTCGCTAAAGCTCGCGTGGGGGCGCTATTACCAGTACATCACCGCAATGAACAGCCAGGATTACGAGCTGAGCCAGTTCCTGGATTACTACTATCCGCTGGGCGAGAAGACACCGCTCACGTCGATTCATCACATTGCGGGACTGGAGGGTACAATCTCCGAGCACCTAGATTATACCGTCACCGCCTACTACAAGTGGATGCCGACGCTCTACCGGTTCGACTACAGCAGCACGGCCCGCTCCATCTATGCATACCAGGCAGTGCTGGAGCGCGGCGAGGGCGAGGCGTACGGCATTGAGTTCCTGTTTAAGGGATCGTGGGGCAAACTCTCCGGATGGGCGGGGTATTCCTGGTCGAAGGCAACTCGCCGGTATCCGTCCATCATGAACGGGAGAACCTATCTATATGATGGCGACCAGCCGCATAACATCAAGGCAGTAGCGCTGTACAACTTTACCGAAGATATTACCGGCAGTGTGACGTTTCAGTTGACGTCGGGATTTCCCAAGACCTGGGAGACAGGGCAGGTGAATCACTTCAACTACAATCCCAGGGAGAACAGTTACGGCGCGTACCCTATCAACATTACGCCGGCGAAGAACAACGTGCGGTATCCGCCGCGACTGGTGCTGGATATCGGGTGGAAAAAGCGCCTCCGGAGCGGCTTCGGCAAGCATCTGGCGGAATATCTGGGCTCTGACAACGCCTACTTTACGCTGACCGTCCAGAACCTGCTCTTCCTGTGGCGGAATCCCTGGATGTATTTCTACATCCCGGACTACGGCTACTTTGGGTACGACTTTCTTCCGGTGCCGATCGTGGCGGCGGGATATGTGATTAAGTTCTGA
- a CDS encoding DUF4249 family protein: MDILNNVKNLIIIGTIAFLTTTCSLPTDPGPQPKDIIETEFEPGYNILGVLRNDGTAGSSFIRVEEAFKLTEITDEFTPVVEGVTVQLREESAAETTQFTLTEDSLRGKIYSAPSFQPEACAKYSLTITGSDLPDVTGEVVVPGSPMLDSASVSISGNTVNFTLEEVPGIALYEIYLICEKATVSVRRFPAHSGEINISINYSGTAGSPQSLEIYGYESNMMEYITAPITIKPQTYRETVTTVSGGYGVFGAVSKMVYQF; the protein is encoded by the coding sequence ATGGATATTCTCAATAACGTAAAGAACCTGATAATCATAGGAACAATCGCGTTCCTGACGACCACCTGCTCCCTCCCCACCGATCCGGGGCCTCAGCCGAAGGATATCATCGAGACGGAGTTCGAGCCGGGGTATAATATTTTAGGTGTGTTGCGGAATGACGGGACAGCCGGTTCATCCTTTATTCGGGTGGAGGAGGCGTTTAAACTCACGGAAATCACCGATGAGTTTACGCCGGTTGTGGAGGGCGTCACCGTTCAACTACGTGAGGAGTCGGCGGCGGAAACTACTCAGTTCACACTAACGGAAGACAGTCTCCGAGGTAAAATTTATTCTGCACCTTCATTTCAACCCGAAGCCTGCGCAAAATATTCACTGACCATTACCGGGAGCGATCTTCCTGATGTGACCGGCGAGGTTGTTGTTCCCGGATCGCCGATGCTCGACTCCGCTTCGGTGAGTATATCGGGGAATACCGTGAATTTTACGCTGGAAGAGGTGCCGGGAATTGCACTGTACGAAATATATCTCATCTGTGAAAAAGCGACCGTTTCCGTCCGCCGGTTTCCTGCCCATTCAGGCGAAATTAATATAAGCATAAATTATTCCGGCACTGCCGGATCCCCGCAATCTCTGGAAATCTATGGCTATGAATCTAATATGATGGAGTACATCACTGCACCCATAACCATCAAGCCACAGACGTATCGCGAAACGGTCACGACGGTCTCGGGAGGGTACGGGGTGTTTGGGGCAGTGAGTAAGATGGTCTACCAATTCTAA
- a CDS encoding radical SAM protein encodes MKPVTVDSLLIDKSVKDHQITKNYLESLPNVEVEYVENPDEQKEQFLHETTSNGKRKIFLTKKKGHVLKQCPGTDRSYRCCNYHVINQTSGCPIDCTYCILQFYQNNPVTTVYADTENLAMEIHEKVKSQPERFFRIGTGEMTDSLAFDDYSKFSREIIPVFTALPNVLLELKTKSNTVDNFLDMDHQGKVVCSWSVNPPDVVAGEEFKAANFQERLEAMAKVQEHGFKLGLHFDPILYYEDWENGYESIIQRLFETVDPDRITWISMGSLRFPPEMKSKIVSKFPKTKIVYQELIKGNDGKMRYVKPLRLQLYRKVYDWIREYGGEDLFIYFCMENAEIWERIMGWSPESNEHLDYLFAESLYNRFPELMDEPPRREVYESGTPLHHEKAAGHMGI; translated from the coding sequence ATGAAACCCGTCACCGTCGATTCTCTTCTCATAGATAAATCCGTGAAGGATCATCAAATCACCAAAAATTATCTTGAGTCCCTCCCGAATGTAGAGGTGGAGTACGTGGAAAATCCGGACGAGCAGAAGGAGCAGTTCCTCCACGAGACCACATCCAATGGGAAGCGGAAGATCTTTCTCACCAAAAAGAAAGGACACGTACTGAAACAGTGTCCAGGCACGGATCGGTCGTACCGCTGCTGCAACTATCATGTGATTAACCAGACCTCAGGTTGTCCCATCGATTGTACCTATTGTATCCTGCAATTCTATCAGAACAATCCGGTGACGACTGTGTACGCCGACACGGAAAATCTGGCCATGGAGATTCACGAGAAGGTAAAGAGCCAGCCGGAGCGGTTCTTTCGGATCGGTACCGGGGAAATGACCGACTCGCTGGCGTTCGACGACTACAGCAAGTTCTCCAGGGAGATTATTCCGGTCTTCACCGCGTTGCCGAACGTGCTGCTGGAATTGAAAACCAAATCCAATACCGTCGACAATTTCCTGGATATGGATCACCAGGGGAAGGTCGTTTGCTCCTGGTCGGTGAATCCGCCTGACGTGGTGGCCGGCGAGGAGTTCAAAGCAGCGAATTTCCAGGAGCGACTGGAAGCCATGGCGAAGGTGCAGGAGCACGGATTCAAACTGGGACTGCACTTCGATCCGATTTTATACTATGAAGATTGGGAAAATGGGTATGAGTCGATTATCCAACGATTATTTGAGACAGTCGATCCGGATCGTATCACCTGGATTTCCATGGGCAGTCTGCGGTTTCCGCCGGAGATGAAGTCCAAGATCGTCTCCAAGTTTCCGAAGACGAAGATCGTATACCAGGAGCTCATCAAAGGGAACGACGGGAAGATGCGTTACGTCAAACCGTTGCGGCTGCAACTCTACCGCAAAGTTTACGACTGGATCCGCGAGTACGGCGGCGAGGATCTGTTTATTTACTTCTGCATGGAAAACGCCGAGATCTGGGAGCGGATTATGGGCTGGTCACCGGAGTCCAACGAACATCTCGATTACCTATTCGCCGAAAGCCTCTATAATCGCTTTCCCGAACTCATGGACGAGCCGCCCCGACGGGAAGTGTATGAATCCGGTACGCCGCTGCATCACGAGAAGGCGGCGGGGCATATGGGAATATAA